The window AGAAACAGGGCCACTGTTGTCAGTGTTGGGGTAGCACCACGTAGATTTGCCGTTGATGGTTTTCACTCGTTCGAATTGGCGAACAGCAAAGTCAGAGAGATAAATCAGGTGTGGTTTACCATTTTTACTGTTCTGGGCGGGGATGATCCAAGTCTTGGATTCCAGGTTGATATCTTCCCAGCGGGCTCCTAAGAGCTCACCAATGCGACAACAGGTAGCGAGGGCGATCCATATCGCAACTTCTGTAGTAATCAGAAGTCTGGCATCATGGATTTTTTTTGCGAGTTGCTTAATTTCCTCGTCGCTCAGTACGCGATCACGCTCTGTATCCTTTTGCCCAATCTTCGCCTTTCTAATGCTGGCGGTGGGGTCGTGTTCGATCAAATCCCGGTCTACTGCAAATCGGAACATCTGGCGCATAAGGGAAAAGGCTATCTTCGCTGCTCGGTTAACACCCCGTGCTAACATTGCGTCCGTTACTTCGGTAACGTGGCTTTTTTTTACGTCAGCAACAAAACGATTTCCGATCGAAGGAAGCACATCTTTCTCAAACATTCGACGTACTTCGGCTCCCCCGTCCTTACGGTTGGCAATATCGATCATCATCCAGCGCTCGAACAATGCGGTGACAGTCTGTCGGGCGGCAAGGGCGGCGACGGCGGCTTCCGCTTCGGCTCTTTCTTTTTCCATTCGT of the Pseudomonas sp. MAG733B genome contains:
- a CDS encoding tyrosine-type recombinase/integrase gives rise to the protein MANITDRQMSAKPGASDRWLSETIIWGHGSLVARITPSGERLFYFRYMDSQGKRATYPIGSYSRDGGGMMTLADARKRAAELATLHKNGTRDIREFVEAEQTTAEAARNAELARMEKERAEAEAAVAALAARQTVTALFERWMMIDIANRKDGGAEVRRMFEKDVLPSIGNRFVADVKKSHVTEVTDAMLARGVNRAAKIAFSLMRQMFRFAVDRDLIEHDPTASIRKAKIGQKDTERDRVLSDEEIKQLAKKIHDARLLITTEVAIWIALATCCRIGELLGARWEDINLESKTWIIPAQNSKNGKPHLIYLSDFAVRQFERVKTINGKSTWCYPNTDNSGPVSSKTVTKQLGDRQRQPDQGVMSRRSAKPNALLLAGGKWTPHDLRRTGATLMTALGVIPEVAERCLNHTEEKKIKRIYQRHSYAKEMTEAWVLLGEHLDSITGSDAENITPIAAKH